A window from Sphingopyxis alaskensis RB2256 encodes these proteins:
- a CDS encoding AMP-dependent synthetase/ligase gives MKLENPHLDHFPSLVAMFFDRAARGGEDPFLWHKADRAWQALSWREVAEQVAALAHNLRKLGLKEGDRVVLVSENRPEWCIADLGIMAAGCITVPTYTTNTERDHQHILDNSGARAVIVSTAKLARVLMPAVMRSDAHIVISMESLRVGQQGDVSVHDWAPLVAGGAAWVEEAKARGLGVKREDTACLIYTSGTGGAPRGVMQHHGAILHNAAGAAEILVNDFGIGDEEVFLSFLPLSHAYEHSGGQFLPIMVGAQIYYSEGLEKLVSNIEETRPTIMVVVPRLFEVIRARMIKAVEKQGKLANWMLAQALRVGEKDYARRMGVLDRPVDILLNRLFRPKIRKRFGGRMKALVSGGAPLNPEIGVFFHSIGLTLLQGYGQTEAGPVISCNRPKTGLKMDTVGPPLMNTEVRIADDGEICVRGELVMKGYWRNPAETERVLIDDWLHTGDIGHIDEAGRIVITDRKKDLIVNDKGDNVSPQRVEGMLTLQPEILQAMVYGDKRPHLVGILVPDPEWAAEWAEAEGLPKEMPLLREHEKFRAAIRAAVDRVNGQLSVIEKVRKFDFADEAFTIENEQMTPSMKIRRHVLREIYADKIAALYKA, from the coding sequence ATGAAGCTGGAAAACCCCCATCTCGACCATTTCCCCAGCCTGGTCGCGATGTTCTTCGACCGCGCGGCGCGCGGCGGCGAGGATCCCTTTCTGTGGCACAAGGCCGACCGCGCCTGGCAGGCGCTGAGCTGGCGCGAGGTCGCCGAACAGGTCGCGGCGCTCGCGCACAATCTGCGCAAGCTGGGGCTGAAAGAGGGCGACCGGGTGGTGCTGGTGAGCGAGAACCGTCCCGAATGGTGCATCGCCGACCTTGGCATCATGGCCGCGGGGTGCATCACAGTCCCGACCTATACGACCAACACCGAACGCGATCATCAGCATATCCTCGACAACAGCGGCGCGCGCGCGGTGATCGTGTCGACCGCAAAGCTCGCGCGCGTGCTGATGCCCGCGGTGATGCGCTCCGACGCGCATATTGTCATTTCCATGGAAAGTCTGCGCGTCGGGCAACAGGGCGACGTGTCGGTCCACGACTGGGCGCCGCTGGTTGCAGGCGGCGCCGCATGGGTCGAGGAGGCAAAGGCGCGCGGCCTCGGCGTCAAGCGCGAGGACACCGCCTGCCTCATCTATACCAGCGGCACGGGCGGGGCGCCGCGCGGCGTGATGCAGCATCATGGCGCGATCCTGCACAACGCCGCGGGCGCCGCCGAAATCCTGGTCAATGATTTCGGGATCGGCGACGAGGAAGTGTTCCTCTCCTTCCTGCCGCTCAGTCACGCCTATGAACATTCGGGCGGGCAGTTCCTGCCGATCATGGTCGGCGCGCAAATCTATTACAGCGAGGGGCTCGAAAAGCTCGTCTCGAACATCGAGGAGACGCGCCCGACGATCATGGTCGTCGTTCCGCGGCTGTTCGAGGTGATCCGCGCGCGAATGATCAAGGCGGTTGAAAAGCAGGGCAAGCTCGCGAACTGGATGCTGGCCCAGGCGCTGCGCGTCGGCGAAAAGGATTATGCGCGGCGCATGGGCGTGCTCGACCGGCCGGTCGATATATTGCTCAACCGGCTGTTCCGTCCCAAGATCCGGAAAAGGTTCGGCGGCCGGATGAAGGCCCTGGTATCGGGCGGCGCGCCGCTCAACCCGGAGATCGGCGTCTTTTTCCATTCGATCGGGCTGACGCTGCTGCAAGGCTATGGTCAGACCGAGGCGGGACCGGTCATCAGTTGCAACCGGCCGAAAACGGGCCTCAAGATGGATACCGTCGGTCCCCCGCTGATGAACACCGAGGTGCGCATCGCCGACGACGGCGAAATCTGTGTGCGCGGCGAACTGGTGATGAAGGGTTATTGGCGCAATCCCGCCGAAACCGAGCGCGTGCTGATCGACGATTGGCTCCACACCGGCGACATCGGCCATATCGACGAAGCGGGGCGCATCGTCATCACCGACCGCAAGAAGGACCTGATCGTCAACGACAAGGGCGACAATGTCTCGCCGCAGCGCGTCGAGGGGATGCTGACGCTGCAACCCGAGATATTGCAGGCGATGGTCTATGGCGACAAGCGCCCGCACCTCGTCGGCATCCTGGTGCCCGATCCCGAATGGGCGGCCGAATGGGCGGAGGCCGAAGGGCTGCCGAAAGAGATGCCGCTGCTGCGCGAACATGAAAAGTTCCGTGCGGCGATCCGCGCCGCGGTCGACCGCGTCAACGGGCAGCTTTCGGTGATCGAAAAGGTGCGCAAGTTCGACTTCGCCGACGAAGCCTTCACCATCGAGAATGAACAGATGACGCCGTCGATGAAAATCCGCCGCCACGTGCTGCGGGAGATTTATGCGGACAAGATTGCGGCCTTGTACAAGGCATAA
- the gloB gene encoding hydroxyacylglutathione hydrolase → MVAALEIVRIPVLSDNYVWLVHEPASGATMVVDPAVADPVLDAAKARGWAITDIWNTHWHPDHTGGNAAIKEAAKAWGGCTITGPAAEHERIPTLDVLVKGGDTVRLGDHVADVWDVPAHTAGHIAYHFADDAAIFVGDTMFAMGCGRLFEGTAEQMFANMQKLRALDDATRVYCAHEYTLSNARFAITVDPANEALAARLAAVEAARAAGEATVPTSIGAERATNPFFRAPDAAELARIRALKDAA, encoded by the coding sequence ATGGTGGCTGCACTCGAAATCGTCCGGATCCCGGTCCTCAGCGACAATTATGTCTGGCTGGTCCACGAGCCCGCCAGCGGCGCGACGATGGTGGTCGACCCGGCGGTCGCCGATCCGGTGCTCGACGCGGCGAAGGCGCGCGGCTGGGCGATCACCGACATCTGGAACACCCACTGGCACCCTGACCATACGGGCGGCAATGCCGCGATCAAGGAAGCGGCCAAGGCATGGGGCGGCTGCACGATCACCGGCCCCGCGGCCGAACATGAACGCATCCCGACACTCGACGTGCTGGTAAAGGGCGGCGACACGGTGCGGCTGGGCGACCATGTCGCGGATGTCTGGGACGTCCCCGCGCACACCGCGGGCCATATCGCCTATCATTTTGCGGATGACGCCGCGATCTTCGTCGGCGACACGATGTTCGCCATGGGGTGCGGCCGCCTGTTCGAGGGGACGGCCGAGCAGATGTTCGCCAATATGCAGAAGCTCAGGGCGCTCGACGATGCAACGCGCGTTTATTGTGCGCACGAATATACGCTGTCCAACGCGCGTTTCGCGATCACCGTCGATCCGGCCAATGAGGCGCTGGCGGCGCGGCTTGCCGCGGTCGAGGCTGCCCGCGCGGCGGGCGAGGCGACGGTGCCGACGAGCATCGGCGCCGAGCGCGCGACAAACCCCTTTTTCCGCGCGCCCGACGCCGCGGAACTCGCGCGCATCCGCGCGCTCAAGGATGCGGCGTGA
- a CDS encoding VOC family protein: protein MTRYLHTMIRVSDPQATIDFFRLIGLEEVRRFDNEAGRFTLIFLAAPGQEGVAEVELTYNWPPADGSAPEHYSGGRNFGHLAYRVDDIYATCQRLMDAGVTINRPPRDGHMAFVRSPDGISVELLQDGYLEPAEPWASMPNRGSW, encoded by the coding sequence ATGACCAGATATCTTCACACGATGATCCGCGTGTCAGACCCGCAGGCGACGATCGACTTTTTCAGGCTGATCGGGCTGGAGGAAGTGCGCCGCTTCGACAATGAGGCCGGGCGCTTCACGCTGATCTTTCTCGCCGCGCCCGGACAGGAAGGGGTCGCCGAGGTCGAGCTGACCTATAACTGGCCGCCCGCGGACGGCAGCGCGCCCGAACACTATAGCGGCGGCCGCAACTTCGGGCATCTCGCCTACCGGGTCGACGACATTTACGCGACGTGCCAGCGGCTGATGGACGCCGGAGTGACGATCAACCGTCCGCCGCGCGACGGACATATGGCGTTCGTGCGCTCACCCGACGGCATTTCGGTCGAACTGCTCCAGGACGGCTATCTCGAACCCGCCGAACCCTGGGCCTCGATGCCCAACCGGGGAAGCTGGTAG
- a CDS encoding acyl-CoA thioesterase, which translates to MARSDFRFHVTKRVRYAEIDAQAVVFNSRYLEYFDLGITEYWRAAGVYDRWPLRDSPEFHVARAEVDYKAPILLDEEIDICVRAARVGKSSMTFLFELHGKGKDELRAAGTIVNVHVEEAQGATAPVPDEFVSLFEAFEGRPLRA; encoded by the coding sequence ATGGCTCGCAGCGACTTTCGTTTCCACGTCACCAAGCGCGTCCGCTATGCCGAAATCGACGCGCAGGCGGTCGTTTTCAACAGCCGCTACCTCGAGTATTTTGACCTCGGCATCACCGAATACTGGCGCGCGGCGGGGGTCTATGATCGCTGGCCGCTCCGCGACAGCCCCGAGTTCCACGTCGCGCGTGCCGAGGTCGATTACAAGGCGCCGATCCTGCTCGACGAAGAGATCGACATTTGCGTGCGCGCGGCGCGCGTGGGCAAAAGTTCGATGACCTTCCTGTTCGAACTGCACGGCAAGGGCAAGGATGAGCTGCGCGCCGCCGGCACGATCGTCAACGTTCATGTCGAGGAAGCGCAAGGGGCGACAGCGCCAGTGCCCGATGAATTCGTATCTTTGTTCGAAGCGTTTGAAGGTCGGCCACTTCGTGCCTAA
- a CDS encoding alpha/beta fold hydrolase, which translates to MSEPSATHYLDRTGRPRLAYRFTPGAGPTIVFLPGYMSDMAGGKATALFDWAAAEARACLLLDYAGCGLSDGLFAEQTLLDWRGDVLDLIDAKVDGPVILVGSSMGGWLMLLTALAIVRRDGPGRVAGLVGIAAAPDFTDWGFTPEEKAIILAEGALVEETPYGDQPYVTTRGFFRSGEANRLLDAEIPLTCPVRLLHGQEDGDVPPDISLRLAAALASDDVQVTLVKGGDHRLSRDTDIALLIDTVARLAAGN; encoded by the coding sequence TTGTCCGAACCCTCCGCCACTCATTATCTCGACCGCACAGGCCGCCCACGGCTCGCCTATCGTTTCACGCCCGGCGCGGGGCCGACGATCGTCTTCCTGCCCGGCTATATGTCCGACATGGCGGGGGGCAAGGCGACCGCGCTGTTCGATTGGGCCGCCGCCGAAGCGCGCGCGTGCCTGTTGCTCGACTATGCCGGGTGCGGGCTGTCGGACGGGCTGTTCGCCGAGCAGACCTTGCTCGACTGGCGCGGCGATGTGCTCGACCTGATCGATGCGAAGGTCGATGGCCCCGTCATCCTCGTCGGCTCGTCGATGGGCGGCTGGCTGATGCTGCTCACCGCGCTCGCGATCGTCCGGCGCGACGGGCCGGGCCGCGTCGCGGGGCTGGTCGGCATCGCGGCGGCGCCCGACTTCACCGACTGGGGCTTCACGCCCGAGGAAAAGGCGATCATCCTTGCCGAAGGTGCGCTGGTCGAGGAGACGCCCTATGGCGACCAGCCTTATGTGACGACGCGCGGCTTTTTCCGGTCGGGCGAGGCGAACCGGCTGCTCGACGCCGAAATCCCCCTCACCTGCCCTGTCCGCCTGCTCCACGGGCAGGAGGATGGCGACGTTCCGCCCGACATCAGCCTGCGCCTGGCGGCGGCGCTCGCGAGCGACGATGTGCAGGTCACGCTCGTCAAGGGCGGCGATCACCGCCTGTCGCGCGACACCGACATCGCGCTGCTGATCGACACGGTCGCGCGCTTGGCGGCCGGAAACTAA
- a CDS encoding DUF6356 family protein, producing the protein MFKRLFVEHPKSVDESYVEHFFVASRFGVTMIWGGLCALVHAVVPGWCITTGSDTIQRLNRIMVEQRRARGQAVAQMSTVDWVI; encoded by the coding sequence ATGTTCAAACGCCTGTTCGTCGAACATCCCAAAAGCGTCGATGAAAGCTATGTCGAGCATTTCTTTGTTGCCTCGCGTTTCGGGGTGACGATGATCTGGGGCGGGTTGTGCGCACTGGTTCATGCGGTCGTGCCGGGATGGTGCATCACCACGGGCAGCGACACGATCCAGCGGCTCAACAGGATCATGGTCGAGCAGCGCCGCGCCAGGGGACAGGCGGTGGCGCAGATGAGCACCGTCGACTGGGTGATCTGA
- a CDS encoding helix-turn-helix transcriptional regulator — protein MKNRLKVLRAERDWSQQDLADRLEVSRQSVNAIETGKYDPSLPLAFRIADLFGLPIEAIFLKD, from the coding sequence GTGAAGAACCGCCTCAAAGTCCTGCGCGCCGAGCGCGACTGGAGCCAGCAGGATCTGGCCGACCGACTGGAGGTATCGCGCCAGTCGGTCAACGCGATCGAGACGGGCAAATATGACCCGTCATTGCCGCTCGCCTTTCGCATCGCCGACCTCTTCGGCCTGCCGATCGAAGCCATTTTCCTGAAGGATTGA
- a CDS encoding MerC domain-containing protein, with translation MILCIIIWRRNPSRERHVMCLPSPRARTADLAGIALSSACLVHCLALPLALLVAPALGSWLHLPDGVHAAILMIALPTAAIAINGGRQRHGHNAPPSSRSSASAFLRLASPRTKAGWRCPTRKPPTDC, from the coding sequence ATGATACTATGTATCATTATCTGGCGTCGCAATCCCTCCCGCGAAAGACATGTCATGTGCCTCCCCTCGCCGCGCGCCCGGACCGCGGACCTCGCCGGTATCGCCCTGTCGTCCGCCTGCCTCGTCCACTGCCTTGCGCTTCCGCTCGCGCTGCTGGTCGCACCCGCGCTCGGCAGCTGGCTCCACCTGCCCGACGGGGTTCACGCAGCGATATTGATGATTGCGCTCCCGACCGCGGCCATCGCCATCAATGGAGGGCGGCAGCGGCACGGGCACAATGCCCCACCCTCCTCGCGGTCGTCGGCATCAGCTTTCTTGCGGCTGGCCTCGCCGCGCACGAAGGCTGGTTGGCGTTGCCCGACGCGCAAACCGCCGACCGACTGCTGA
- the thrS gene encoding threonine--tRNA ligase translates to MSDMIRVTLPDGSAREVARGTTPAEIAAAIGPGLAKAALAAKIDGELRDIMRPLEEDTNLALVTSRDEADALELARHDYAHVLAEAVQTLFPGTQITFGPATSDGFYYDFAPTAEHGPFRDEELPLIEEEMRRIIAADKPLRREVWDRDALIARWKKDGETFKAEWAAELPAGEEISVYWSGDDWMDMCRGPHLASTGKLDPAAFKLTRVSGAYWRGDQKNAQLSRIYGTGWLNRKQLAEHLVRLEEAAKRDHRRLGQEMDLFHLQQEAHGSVFWHPNGFVVWRELEAYMRRAIDAAGYREVKTPQVMDARQWEQSGHWGKYRENMFVIPDEVPNTEDEGPIVSDDAEWMALKPMNCPAHVLIFRQGMKSYRDLPLRLYENGCCHRNEPHGALHGLMRVRQFTQDDAHIFCREDQIVEEVRNFCALADRIYKDFGFTYAIKLALRPEKRFGSDAMWDKSEDELRNAVIEAGLATEQYGWEELPGEGAFYAPKLEWHLTDAIGRTWQVGTIQSDRVLPDRLDASYIGEDGERHRPVMLHRAIFGSYERFIGILIEHFVGRFPTWLAPVQAVVATIVSDADDYAKAATARLVAAGIRTESDLRNEKINYKVREHSLAKVPHLLVVGKREAEEGTVAIRTLGQDGQRIMPLAEAIAMLKTQATPPDLKVR, encoded by the coding sequence ATGTCCGACATGATCCGCGTCACCCTTCCCGATGGCTCTGCCCGTGAAGTCGCGCGCGGGACCACCCCGGCCGAGATCGCGGCCGCCATCGGCCCCGGCCTTGCCAAGGCGGCGCTGGCGGCAAAAATCGACGGCGAACTGCGCGACATCATGCGACCGCTGGAGGAAGACACGAACCTGGCGCTGGTCACCAGCCGCGACGAGGCCGATGCGCTCGAACTCGCGCGCCACGATTATGCGCATGTCCTCGCCGAAGCGGTGCAGACGCTGTTTCCGGGCACGCAGATCACCTTTGGTCCCGCGACGAGCGACGGCTTTTATTACGACTTCGCGCCGACCGCTGAACATGGCCCATTCCGCGACGAGGAACTGCCGCTGATCGAGGAGGAGATGCGCCGCATCATCGCCGCCGACAAGCCGCTGCGCCGCGAGGTGTGGGACCGCGACGCGCTGATCGCCCGCTGGAAGAAGGACGGCGAGACGTTCAAGGCCGAATGGGCGGCCGAGCTGCCCGCGGGCGAGGAGATCAGCGTTTACTGGTCGGGCGACGACTGGATGGACATGTGCCGCGGGCCGCATCTGGCGTCGACGGGCAAGCTCGACCCGGCGGCGTTCAAGCTCACGCGGGTTTCGGGCGCCTATTGGCGCGGCGACCAGAAAAATGCGCAGCTTTCGCGCATCTATGGCACCGGCTGGCTGAACAGGAAGCAGCTCGCCGAGCATCTTGTCCGGCTGGAGGAAGCGGCCAAGCGCGACCATCGTCGGCTGGGGCAGGAGATGGACCTGTTCCACCTGCAACAGGAGGCGCATGGTTCGGTCTTCTGGCATCCCAATGGCTTCGTCGTGTGGCGCGAGCTCGAGGCCTATATGCGCCGCGCGATCGACGCCGCGGGCTATCGCGAGGTCAAGACGCCGCAGGTGATGGACGCGCGCCAGTGGGAACAGTCGGGCCACTGGGGCAAATATCGCGAAAATATGTTCGTCATCCCCGACGAGGTGCCGAACACCGAGGATGAAGGCCCGATCGTCTCCGACGATGCCGAGTGGATGGCGCTGAAGCCGATGAATTGCCCGGCGCATGTGCTGATCTTCCGCCAGGGCATGAAAAGCTATCGCGACCTGCCGCTGCGGCTTTACGAAAATGGCTGCTGCCACCGCAACGAACCCCACGGTGCGCTGCACGGGCTGATGCGCGTGCGCCAGTTCACCCAGGACGACGCGCATATCTTCTGCCGCGAAGATCAGATCGTCGAGGAAGTCCGCAATTTCTGCGCGCTCGCCGACCGCATCTACAAGGATTTCGGCTTCACCTATGCGATCAAGCTGGCGCTGCGTCCCGAAAAGCGCTTCGGCAGCGACGCGATGTGGGACAAGTCCGAGGATGAGCTGCGCAACGCGGTGATCGAGGCGGGGCTTGCGACCGAGCAATATGGCTGGGAGGAACTGCCCGGCGAAGGCGCCTTCTATGCGCCCAAGCTCGAATGGCATCTGACCGACGCGATCGGCCGGACGTGGCAGGTCGGCACGATCCAGTCCGACCGCGTGCTCCCCGACCGGCTCGACGCCTCCTATATTGGCGAGGATGGCGAGCGGCATCGCCCGGTGATGCTCCACCGCGCGATCTTCGGCAGCTATGAACGCTTTATCGGCATTTTGATCGAGCATTTCGTCGGCCGCTTCCCGACCTGGCTCGCGCCGGTGCAGGCAGTCGTCGCGACGATCGTCAGCGACGCCGACGATTATGCGAAGGCCGCGACCGCACGGCTCGTCGCCGCGGGCATCCGCACCGAGAGCGATCTGCGCAACGAAAAGATCAACTACAAGGTGCGCGAACACAGCCTCGCCAAAGTCCCCCACCTGCTCGTCGTCGGCAAGCGCGAGGCCGAGGAAGGCACCGTCGCGATCCGCACGCTGGGGCAGGACGGCCAGCGCATCATGCCGCTCGCCGAAGCGATCGCGATGCTGAAGACCCAGGCGACCCCGCCGGACCTCAAGGTCCGGTGA
- a CDS encoding AraC family transcriptional regulator, whose product MSAVGFGRHAADERLPRHRHAHGYIAVVLGGGYEEAGDEGRFAVRPGMVVVHGCWTAHLDRFGARGAEVLNLPLVPGLAPGVGTIDDPDTAARLAERDPRAAAAFVAEWFCASDDRHTDWPDRLAAALGADPDLAITPWARAVGLDPASVSRGFARAYGTSPKRFRLEARTRRALAALPGWRGTLADLAADQGFADQAHLARAVAAMTGLPPVRLRAKSVQASGVPRG is encoded by the coding sequence GTGAGCGCGGTCGGCTTCGGTCGCCACGCGGCGGACGAGCGGCTGCCGCGGCATCGCCATGCCCATGGCTATATCGCGGTCGTGCTCGGCGGCGGATATGAAGAAGCGGGCGACGAGGGGCGGTTTGCGGTGCGGCCGGGCATGGTCGTCGTCCACGGGTGCTGGACCGCGCATCTCGACCGCTTCGGCGCGCGTGGGGCGGAGGTGCTCAACCTGCCCTTAGTGCCGGGACTGGCGCCCGGTGTCGGCACGATCGACGATCCCGACACGGCGGCGCGGCTGGCCGAGCGCGACCCGCGCGCCGCGGCGGCGTTCGTTGCGGAGTGGTTCTGCGCGAGCGACGATCGACACACCGACTGGCCCGACCGGCTCGCCGCGGCGCTCGGCGCCGATCCCGACCTTGCGATCACGCCATGGGCGCGCGCCGTCGGCCTCGATCCGGCGTCGGTCAGCCGCGGTTTCGCGCGCGCCTATGGCACCAGCCCCAAGCGCTTCCGCCTCGAAGCGCGAACGCGCCGCGCCCTTGCCGCGCTGCCCGGCTGGCGCGGTACGCTCGCCGATCTCGCGGCCGACCAGGGTTTCGCCGACCAGGCGCATCTCGCTCGCGCGGTCGCGGCGATGACCGGCCTTCCGCCCGTGCGCCTGCGGGCAAAGTCCGTTCAAGCCAGCGGGGTGCCGCGCGGCTAG
- a CDS encoding sulfite exporter TauE/SafE family protein codes for MTSLTHLVGFAPLTLAGAAAMTFGAAYVRGLTGFGMAIILVPLLGLIMPPGEAVVMGILLQLLIGPVGIGMIVADADRATAWPIGLLAMALTPLGMVALDHTPADLARLLITLAAVAAFVAVLLPKQAEGHRPGKLAVAGTGIASGILTGFAAMPGPPVVPFYLRRRVEPKVARASMLMIFFMTAIAGTLAALWLGIANWRLLLVSLILFAPMWLGNRVGARHFGRVPPHIWQAMVALVLGVAAVSAVVRLI; via the coding sequence ATGACCAGCCTGACCCACCTTGTCGGCTTCGCGCCGCTGACGCTCGCGGGCGCCGCCGCGATGACCTTTGGCGCCGCCTATGTCCGCGGGCTCACCGGGTTCGGCATGGCGATCATCCTCGTGCCGCTGCTCGGCCTCATCATGCCGCCGGGCGAGGCGGTGGTTATGGGCATTTTGCTGCAACTCCTGATCGGCCCGGTCGGGATAGGCATGATCGTCGCCGACGCCGATCGCGCGACCGCCTGGCCGATCGGCCTGCTCGCGATGGCGCTGACGCCGCTCGGCATGGTCGCGCTCGACCATACGCCCGCCGACCTCGCGCGCCTGCTCATCACGCTCGCCGCGGTCGCCGCCTTCGTCGCGGTGCTGCTTCCCAAACAGGCGGAGGGGCACCGGCCCGGCAAGCTCGCGGTCGCGGGCACGGGAATAGCCTCGGGCATCCTCACCGGCTTCGCCGCCATGCCCGGCCCGCCTGTCGTGCCCTTCTATCTGCGTCGCCGCGTCGAGCCGAAGGTGGCGCGCGCGTCGATGCTGATGATCTTCTTCATGACCGCAATCGCTGGCACGCTCGCGGCGCTCTGGCTCGGCATCGCGAACTGGCGGCTTTTGCTCGTGTCGCTGATCCTCTTCGCGCCGATGTGGCTCGGCAACCGCGTCGGCGCTCGCCACTTCGGCCGCGTGCCCCCGCACATCTGGCAGGCAATGGTCGCCCTCGTGCTGGGGGTCGCGGCGGTTTCGGCGGTAGTGCGCTTGATATAG
- a CDS encoding DUF7662 domain-containing protein, with the protein MGKYDPLGEHLRALPGDRWNASFAEIERILGFRLPSSAREHRAWWANHSGGNHSQAAAWVKAGWETRDVDQKRERIGFERVRSQGQAAQQPAADLWAEAARITGIRDRGELERAAASALIQREAARKLALMGGSDPGATAAPRERSGA; encoded by the coding sequence ATGGGCAAATATGACCCGCTCGGCGAGCATCTTCGGGCGCTACCCGGCGATCGATGGAATGCGAGTTTTGCCGAGATCGAGCGCATTTTGGGCTTCCGTTTGCCGAGTAGCGCGCGCGAGCACCGCGCCTGGTGGGCCAATCACAGCGGCGGTAATCACAGCCAGGCCGCGGCGTGGGTGAAAGCCGGATGGGAAACGCGCGACGTCGATCAGAAACGCGAGCGCATCGGGTTCGAGCGGGTGCGGTCGCAGGGACAGGCGGCTCAGCAACCGGCGGCCGATTTGTGGGCCGAAGCCGCGCGTATCACCGGCATCAGGGATCGCGGCGAGCTGGAGCGGGCGGCTGCCAGCGCGCTTATCCAGCGCGAGGCGGCACGAAAGCTGGCGTTGATGGGCGGTAGCGACCCCGGCGCGACAGCGGCGCCGCGCGAGCGATCCGGCGCGTGA
- a CDS encoding type II toxin-antitoxin system VapC family toxin, translating into MILIDSSVWIDHLRSANAGLALALAEGRIVQHPFVTAELALGSLASRDRFVAMLGLLSPAPVVESARLLDFITNHRLFGTGLGMVDAHLLASTAELGAARLWTSDRRLAEQAERLGLLYRP; encoded by the coding sequence GTGATCCTGATCGACAGTTCGGTCTGGATCGATCATCTGCGCAGCGCCAATGCGGGGCTTGCGCTGGCGCTTGCCGAAGGCCGCATCGTTCAGCACCCATTCGTCACCGCCGAGCTGGCGCTCGGCTCGCTGGCGAGCCGCGACCGGTTCGTCGCGATGCTCGGCTTGCTTTCGCCCGCGCCAGTGGTCGAAAGCGCAAGATTGCTCGACTTCATAACGAACCACCGCCTGTTCGGCACCGGACTCGGCATGGTCGATGCGCATCTGTTGGCATCGACCGCCGAGCTGGGCGCCGCACGGCTCTGGACGAGCGATCGGCGGCTCGCGGAACAGGCGGAACGGCTCGGCCTTCTTTATCGACCCTGA